In Phycodurus eques isolate BA_2022a chromosome 10, UOR_Pequ_1.1, whole genome shotgun sequence, a genomic segment contains:
- the b9d2 gene encoding B9 domain-containing protein 2 → MAELHIIGQLVGATGFPHNRLFCKWGVHTGGAWRLLSGLKQGQTQVDSPQTGDMAYWCHPIDLHYTTKGLQGWPKIHLQVWHQDSFGRCELFGYGYCHVPSSPGHHRVSCCTWRPLGSWQEELSRTFVGGGPQLKSPDLIYSGADRYRLHTAAMGTVELELGIIMRHFDKYGVEN, encoded by the coding sequence ATGGCCGAGCTGCACATCATAGGCCAGCTGGTTGGTGCCACGGGATTCCCTCATAACCGTCTCTTTTGCAAATGGGGGGTTCATACGGGCGGAGCGTGGCGTCTTCTCTCCGGCTTGAAGCAGGGTCAAACTCAAGTGGACAGCCCTCAGACTGGAGACATGGCGTACTGGTGCCACCCTATTGACCTGCATTACACTACCAAGGGACTCCAAGGTTGGCCCAAGATCCACCTCCAGGTGTGGCACCAGGACTCTTTCGGTCGGTGCGAGTTGTTCGGATACGGCTACTGCCACGTCCCCTCCAGCCCGGGACACCATCGAGTCAGCTGTTGCACGTGGAGGCCCCTCGGCTCCTGGCAGGAGGAGCTATCGCGAACGTTTGTTGGCGGTGGACCGCAGCTCAAGAGCCCGGATCTCATCTACAGCGGGGCGGACAGATACAGGCTGCACACCGCGGCCATGGGCACCGTAGAGCTGGAGCTCGGCATCATCATGAGACACTTTGACAAATATGGCGTCGAGAATTGA